Proteins encoded by one window of Lujinxingia litoralis:
- a CDS encoding MFS transporter — MQAAIRHSWALFVGIALIMLGNGLQTSLLGLRATLEGFDTTATGVIMSAFYVGFLAGSKLTPGIVKNVGHIRVFAAWSSMASAAILLHGLIVEPWFWVVMRALTGFCYAGVYVVAESWLNDRADNRTRGQLLAVYMVVQYVGLSGGQLLLNVGPPSEMVLFVLTSVLISLALVPISLTTSAPQPSEAQEALRLRELFKISPLGVLTCGGAGLSAGALLGMGAVFAEEVGLSVGEVSIYMAVLIAGAALLEFPIGRLSDRFERRVLIVVTSVLTVLTALGGWAAMGASSAVVLTMAFLLGGFSLPVYALGVAHTNDVLRPGQRVAASSALVMVFGLGASLGPVGVALVMGAMGPGGFYVGVAGVHVAIGVFGLYRFASHEGPDVQLPYRPIGVGRPFWRRRP; from the coding sequence GTGCAGGCAGCGATTCGACACTCGTGGGCGCTATTTGTGGGGATCGCGCTGATCATGCTGGGCAACGGGCTGCAGACCAGTCTGCTGGGGCTGCGGGCCACGCTGGAGGGGTTTGATACGACGGCGACCGGCGTGATTATGTCGGCGTTTTACGTGGGTTTTTTGGCGGGCTCGAAGTTGACGCCGGGCATCGTCAAGAATGTGGGGCATATCCGGGTGTTTGCGGCGTGGTCGTCGATGGCTTCGGCGGCGATTTTGCTGCACGGGTTGATCGTGGAGCCGTGGTTCTGGGTGGTGATGCGGGCGCTGACCGGCTTTTGCTACGCGGGGGTGTACGTGGTGGCGGAGAGCTGGCTCAACGATCGCGCGGATAATCGCACCCGGGGTCAGTTGCTGGCGGTGTACATGGTGGTCCAGTACGTGGGGCTGAGCGGGGGGCAGCTCTTGCTCAATGTGGGACCGCCCTCGGAGATGGTGCTCTTTGTGCTGACCTCGGTGCTGATCTCGCTGGCGTTGGTGCCGATCTCGCTGACGACCAGCGCCCCGCAACCAAGCGAAGCCCAGGAAGCGTTGCGGCTTCGGGAGCTCTTTAAGATCTCGCCGCTGGGGGTGTTGACGTGTGGGGGAGCGGGGCTGTCGGCGGGGGCGCTGCTGGGGATGGGGGCGGTGTTTGCCGAGGAGGTGGGCCTGAGCGTGGGGGAGGTGTCGATCTATATGGCGGTGTTGATCGCCGGGGCGGCGTTGTTGGAGTTTCCGATCGGTCGGTTGAGCGATCGTTTTGAGCGACGCGTGTTGATCGTGGTGACGAGTGTGCTCACGGTGCTCACCGCGCTGGGAGGCTGGGCGGCGATGGGGGCGAGCAGTGCGGTGGTGCTGACGATGGCGTTTTTGCTGGGTGGGTTTAGCCTGCCGGTGTACGCGCTGGGGGTGGCGCATACCAACGATGTGTTGCGGCCGGGGCAGCGGGTGGCCGCGAGCAGCGCGCTGGTGATGGTGTTCGGGCTGGGGGCGAGCCTGGGGCCGGTGGGGGTGGCGCTGGTGATGGGAGCGATGGGGCCGGGCGGTTTTTATGTGGGGGTTGCCGGGGTGCATGTGGCGATCGGGGTGTTCGGGCTCTATCGCTTCGCGAGCCATGAGGGCCCGGATGTGCAGCTACCTTACCGGCCGATCGGGGTGGGGCGTCCTTTTTGGCGGCGGCGCCCCTGA
- a CDS encoding DUF3817 domain-containing protein: MKKVLSLKTLGLIEGVSMVVLLFVAMPLKYLADQPMMVRYVGMVHGVLFMAFVGWVLVEAFRSKWTLEKTAGALAASVIPFAPFVVDLQEGAEAPTA; this comes from the coding sequence ATGAAGAAGGTACTGTCGTTAAAAACCCTGGGGCTGATTGAGGGCGTCTCGATGGTGGTGTTGCTCTTTGTGGCGATGCCGCTGAAGTACCTGGCGGACCAGCCGATGATGGTGCGCTACGTGGGGATGGTCCACGGGGTGTTGTTTATGGCGTTTGTGGGGTGGGTTCTGGTGGAGGCGTTCCGCAGCAAGTGGACGCTGGAGAAGACCGCGGGGGCGCTGGCGGCGTCGGTGATTCCCTTTGCGCCCTTTGTGGTGGATTTGCAGGAAGGGGCCGAGGCGCCGACGGCCTGA
- a CDS encoding S9 family peptidase, giving the protein MHLHRLQVLGTTLALSLAACATTPATTPASQTLPGAPVAPRVDTLTEIHGRTLVDPYAWLRDRDNPDTIAYLEAENAYAASAMAHTAELQETLYQELLSRIDETDLSVPVKRGDYFYYSRTEEGKDYPTSCRKLATMDADEEIILDQNALAQGHDYFAVGAFEVSDDQRLLAYSIDTRGNERYALYVVDLHSDEILAGPIENTSSVAWANDNKTLFYTTLDHANRPSKVFRHTLGQDPAQDSELHHERDEAFYAYVSRSRSGDFIMMTLWSNASGESRFLPADAPEEDFQILAPRAPGVEYRVAHHGDHFLIVTNEDAINFKLMRAPTTNVARDHWEELLPHRPDVMLRAVHAFKDWWIFEERAEGSPRLRALELATGLDHVIEMPEPVYSLRFAENPSFDTATIRFNYSSLITPQSVFDYDLQARQTELKKESAVHHYDRTNYVSQRIYAPSSDGVQVPISIVHKKGIALDSSHPLLLLGYGSYGMNYDPYFSASRVALLERGVIFAIAHIRGGGELGRPWYLDGKLERKQNTFDDFIAASEHLIARGYTSANRLAINGGSAGGLLMGAVLNQRPDLFQAAIADVPFVDVVNTMLDASLPLTVVEYAEWGNPNDPQAFETIYAYSPYDNVRAQDYPDLLVTAGLNDPRVHYWEPAKWVAKLRATRTDTNLTLLQTNMGAGHGGASGRYGWYRETAFTYAFILDRLGVTEPAAEPTAPLSPQAQP; this is encoded by the coding sequence ATGCACCTTCACCGCCTCCAAGTCCTCGGCACCACCCTTGCGCTGAGCCTTGCCGCCTGCGCCACCACCCCCGCCACCACCCCCGCCTCCCAGACCTTGCCCGGGGCGCCGGTGGCGCCCCGCGTCGACACCCTCACCGAGATCCACGGCCGCACCCTGGTCGACCCCTACGCCTGGCTGCGCGATCGCGACAACCCCGACACCATCGCCTACCTGGAGGCCGAAAACGCCTACGCCGCCAGCGCCATGGCCCACACCGCCGAGCTTCAAGAAACCCTCTACCAGGAGCTCCTCTCCCGCATCGATGAGACCGACCTCTCGGTCCCGGTCAAACGCGGCGACTACTTCTATTACTCGCGCACCGAAGAGGGCAAAGACTACCCCACCTCATGTCGAAAACTCGCGACCATGGACGCCGACGAAGAGATCATCCTCGACCAGAACGCCCTGGCCCAGGGTCATGATTACTTCGCGGTAGGCGCCTTCGAAGTCAGCGATGATCAACGTCTCCTGGCCTACTCCATCGACACCCGGGGCAACGAACGTTACGCCCTCTACGTCGTCGACCTTCACAGCGATGAAATCCTCGCCGGTCCCATCGAAAACACCTCCTCGGTGGCCTGGGCCAATGACAACAAAACCCTTTTCTACACCACCCTCGATCACGCCAATCGCCCCTCCAAAGTCTTTCGTCACACCCTGGGCCAGGACCCCGCACAGGACAGCGAGCTTCACCACGAACGCGACGAAGCCTTCTACGCCTACGTCTCCCGGAGTCGTAGCGGCGATTTCATCATGATGACCCTGTGGAGCAACGCCAGCGGCGAATCCCGCTTTCTCCCGGCCGACGCTCCCGAAGAAGACTTCCAGATCCTGGCCCCCCGAGCGCCCGGCGTGGAATATCGCGTCGCTCACCACGGCGATCACTTCCTCATCGTCACCAACGAAGACGCCATCAACTTCAAGCTGATGCGCGCCCCCACCACCAACGTCGCCCGCGACCACTGGGAAGAACTCCTCCCCCATCGCCCCGACGTCATGCTGCGCGCGGTCCACGCCTTTAAGGACTGGTGGATCTTTGAAGAGCGCGCCGAGGGCTCGCCACGGCTGCGCGCCCTGGAGCTCGCCACCGGCCTCGACCACGTCATCGAGATGCCCGAGCCCGTCTACTCGCTTCGCTTTGCCGAAAACCCCTCCTTCGACACCGCCACCATTCGCTTCAACTACAGCTCCCTCATCACCCCGCAGTCGGTCTTCGACTACGACCTCCAGGCCCGCCAGACCGAGCTCAAAAAAGAAAGCGCCGTCCACCACTACGATCGCACCAACTACGTCAGTCAGCGCATCTACGCCCCCTCCTCCGATGGCGTCCAGGTCCCCATCTCCATCGTTCATAAAAAGGGCATCGCGCTCGATTCGAGCCACCCCCTCCTGCTCCTGGGCTACGGCTCCTACGGCATGAACTACGACCCCTACTTCTCGGCCTCCCGCGTCGCCCTGCTGGAGCGTGGCGTGATCTTCGCCATTGCGCACATCCGCGGCGGCGGCGAGTTGGGACGCCCCTGGTATCTGGACGGTAAACTGGAGCGGAAGCAGAACACCTTCGATGACTTCATCGCCGCCTCCGAGCACCTCATCGCCCGGGGCTACACCTCGGCCAATCGCCTGGCCATCAACGGCGGCTCCGCCGGCGGTCTGCTCATGGGTGCGGTCCTCAACCAGCGCCCCGACCTCTTCCAGGCCGCCATCGCCGACGTTCCCTTCGTCGACGTCGTCAACACCATGCTCGACGCCTCCCTCCCGCTCACTGTCGTCGAGTACGCGGAGTGGGGAAACCCCAACGACCCGCAGGCCTTCGAGACCATCTACGCCTACTCCCCCTACGATAACGTGCGCGCCCAGGACTACCCCGACCTCCTGGTCACCGCCGGCCTCAACGACCCCCGCGTGCACTACTGGGAGCCGGCCAAATGGGTCGCAAAACTGCGCGCGACCCGCACCGACACCAACCTCACGCTCTTGCAAACCAACATGGGCGCCGGCCACGGCGGCGCCTCCGGTCGCTACGGCTGGTACCGCGAGACAGCGTTCACCTACGCCTTCATCCTCGACCGCCTCGGCGTCACCGAGCCCGCCGCCGAGCCCACGGCGCCCCTCTCCCCCCAGGCTCAGCCCTGA
- a CDS encoding SDR family oxidoreductase, whose amino-acid sequence MSLLSAIKGRGPSGYGYGSTAEEVCAGVDLSGKTVLITGCNSGIGKESFRVLAARGAHVIAAARTVEKAQATAEELGFAGQASAVACELSEPASVFECVTQVKGLGRSIDVLMLNAGIMALPTLTLKCGYELQFFTNHIGHFILATGLLDTLSEDARVVVLSSAGHQMTPRGGIDFENLDGSKGYDAWKFYGQSKLANLLFARELARKFEGTKRTANAVHPGVINTNLTRHMHPFLTRVFGLFESITLKSVAQGAATQCYVAVHPDVTQSGKYFADCDVAGTSRYGQDMELAARLWDESERIVEGL is encoded by the coding sequence ATGTCATTGTTGAGTGCGATTAAGGGGCGCGGGCCCAGCGGATATGGGTACGGTTCGACGGCGGAGGAGGTGTGTGCCGGGGTGGACCTGAGCGGGAAAACCGTGCTGATCACCGGCTGCAACTCCGGGATTGGCAAAGAGAGTTTTCGGGTGTTGGCGGCCCGGGGGGCGCATGTGATCGCAGCGGCGCGCACGGTCGAAAAGGCGCAGGCGACCGCCGAGGAGTTGGGGTTCGCCGGGCAGGCCAGCGCGGTGGCCTGTGAGCTTTCGGAGCCGGCGTCGGTGTTTGAATGCGTGACGCAGGTAAAGGGGCTGGGGCGGTCGATCGATGTGTTGATGCTCAACGCCGGGATCATGGCGTTGCCGACGCTGACATTGAAGTGTGGTTATGAGCTTCAGTTTTTTACCAATCACATCGGTCATTTCATTCTGGCGACCGGCTTGCTTGACACGTTGAGCGAGGATGCCCGAGTGGTTGTGCTGAGTAGCGCCGGTCATCAGATGACCCCCAGAGGTGGCATTGATTTTGAGAACCTGGATGGGTCAAAGGGCTACGATGCCTGGAAGTTTTACGGGCAGTCGAAGCTGGCCAATTTGCTCTTTGCCCGAGAGCTTGCGCGTAAGTTTGAGGGGACTAAGCGCACCGCGAATGCGGTGCATCCGGGGGTGATTAACACCAACCTGACGCGTCATATGCATCCTTTTTTGACGCGTGTTTTTGGTCTTTTTGAGTCGATTACGCTAAAGAGCGTCGCGCAGGGCGCAGCGACGCAATGTTATGTCGCTGTGCATCCGGATGTGACGCAGTCCGGCAAGTACTTTGCGGACTGTGATGTTGCGGGCACCAGTCGGTATGGACAGGACATGGAACTGGCCGCGCGGCTCTGGGATGAGAGCGAGCGCATTGTCGAGGGGCTATAA
- a CDS encoding serine/threonine-protein kinase, whose amino-acid sequence MSETDAPTPALLASWKTLTLAPANQATLVDAGQTIAPRNPLDTFERQQALGALPLIETDTRHVDNADFSLKDVLGQGGMGVIHLADQRSLWREVAIKTIRPDNRNPDAPRGLLKEAWVTGMLEHPNIIPVHALGVDAQGAPMMVMKRVEGRPWSDTLTRPDLLPRRFSDYQEPLDAHLDILTQVCDAIHFAHSHGVIHRDLKPENVMLGDFGEVYLVDWGIAVSLRDDGTERIPLARNVNEVAGTPSYLAPEMARGDGAAIDQRSDVYLLGAILHELVTGTPRHPGNSVMAALVHAYRSQPVDYGPDVPRELALICNQATAAEPAQRFASAEDFRLALTGYQRHRDSRRLADEAHCRLRTLRDHLNDHLPRLDHTAAAPDDAPRAIYRLYAECRFGFEQALAIWNDNHTATRGLTEAIELMLDFELRQGDDKAAALLLDDFTGERAPYLARLTALRERLQREKHEFHQLKQLSRDVDLGLSSAARSKMSFVLGIILGVIPLINSLMVRQGLATMTFPEYFLQYLGVITGSGLIVFLMRRRLLSNAINTRIIISIFVILLGALIMRLMGFVLGLDVAGCIALENGLFGFALLMMATSLDARLWPAGLAFLAGGFAAALFPQWTLECDGISNAAALWIIAWIWRVPVHSLPRQSRKP is encoded by the coding sequence ATGAGCGAGACCGACGCCCCCACTCCCGCCCTCCTCGCCAGCTGGAAAACCCTCACCCTCGCTCCCGCCAACCAGGCCACCTTGGTAGATGCCGGCCAGACCATCGCGCCGCGCAACCCCCTGGACACCTTTGAGCGCCAGCAGGCCCTGGGCGCGCTGCCCTTAATCGAAACCGATACCCGACACGTCGACAACGCCGACTTCTCCCTCAAAGACGTGCTCGGCCAGGGCGGCATGGGCGTGATTCATCTGGCCGACCAACGCTCGCTCTGGCGAGAGGTCGCCATCAAAACCATCCGCCCCGACAACCGCAACCCCGACGCGCCCCGCGGACTCCTCAAAGAAGCCTGGGTCACCGGGATGCTGGAGCACCCCAACATCATCCCCGTGCACGCCCTGGGCGTCGACGCTCAGGGCGCTCCCATGATGGTGATGAAGCGCGTGGAAGGCCGCCCCTGGAGCGACACCCTCACCCGCCCCGATCTGCTGCCCCGACGCTTCTCCGACTACCAGGAGCCCCTCGACGCCCACCTCGACATCCTGACCCAGGTCTGCGATGCCATCCATTTCGCGCACAGCCACGGCGTGATTCACCGCGATCTCAAACCCGAAAACGTCATGCTCGGTGACTTCGGCGAAGTCTACCTGGTCGACTGGGGCATCGCCGTCAGCCTGCGCGACGATGGCACCGAACGCATCCCCCTGGCCCGCAACGTCAACGAAGTCGCCGGCACCCCCTCCTACCTCGCCCCCGAAATGGCCCGCGGCGACGGCGCCGCCATCGATCAACGCAGCGACGTCTACCTGCTTGGCGCCATCCTCCACGAGCTGGTCACCGGCACCCCGCGCCACCCCGGAAACTCCGTGATGGCCGCGCTTGTCCACGCCTACCGCTCACAACCCGTCGACTACGGCCCCGACGTCCCCCGCGAACTCGCCCTGATCTGCAATCAGGCCACCGCCGCCGAGCCCGCCCAACGCTTCGCCTCCGCCGAAGACTTCCGCCTGGCCCTGACCGGCTACCAGCGCCACCGCGACTCCCGACGCCTGGCCGATGAAGCCCACTGCCGACTCCGCACCCTGCGCGACCACTTAAACGACCATCTCCCGCGCCTCGACCACACAGCCGCCGCACCCGACGACGCCCCACGGGCGATCTACCGCCTCTACGCCGAATGCCGCTTTGGTTTCGAACAAGCTCTGGCCATCTGGAACGACAACCACACCGCCACCCGGGGACTCACCGAAGCCATTGAGCTGATGCTCGACTTCGAGCTCCGCCAGGGCGACGACAAAGCCGCCGCCCTCCTTCTCGACGACTTCACCGGCGAACGCGCCCCCTACCTCGCTCGCCTCACCGCACTGCGCGAACGCCTGCAACGAGAAAAACACGAGTTCCACCAGCTCAAACAACTCTCCCGCGACGTCGACCTCGGACTCAGCAGCGCGGCACGCAGCAAAATGAGCTTCGTGCTCGGCATCATCCTCGGCGTCATCCCCCTTATCAACAGCCTGATGGTCCGCCAGGGCCTGGCGACGATGACCTTCCCCGAATACTTCCTTCAATACCTGGGCGTGATCACAGGCTCCGGGCTCATCGTCTTTCTGATGCGACGCCGACTGCTAAGCAACGCGATCAACACCCGCATCATCATCAGCATCTTCGTCATCCTGCTCGGCGCCCTGATCATGCGCCTGATGGGATTTGTCCTCGGGCTCGATGTCGCCGGTTGCATCGCCCTGGAGAACGGCCTCTTCGGCTTTGCCCTCCTGATGATGGCCACCTCCCTCGACGCTCGCCTCTGGCCCGCCGGACTTGCCTTCCTCGCCGGCGGCTTCGCCGCCGCGCTCTTCCCTCAGTGGACCCTGGAATGCGACGGCATCAGCAACGCCGCCGCACTCTGGATCATCGCCTGGATCTGGCGTGTCCCCGTCCATTCCCTGCCCCGCCAGAGCCGCAAACCCTAA
- a CDS encoding aldo/keto reductase: protein MSSYKSLKLRSGLSFPALGLGTWKSKPGEVYDAVRAALEIGYRHLDCAAVYGNEHEVGQAITDAIKAGDVSREELWVTSKLWNNAHLKDDVAPALDQTLRDLQLDYLDLYLIHWPIAWKPEVSFPRQPSDWLTLEQAPLSATWEAMLQTKAAQKTRAIGVSNMGPLRLEEFRQVGELPEVNQVECHPHLQQRELLERCNELGIVLTAYSPLGSTDREHRKDDEPPLLNHPTIEAIAEELNASPAQVLIAWALARDTVVIPKSVNRARIQQNFAALKVALSPAHLDTIAGLDKHYRYLDGAFFAAHGSPYSPEAIYR, encoded by the coding sequence ATGTCCTCGTACAAATCCCTGAAACTTCGCAGCGGTCTTAGCTTTCCGGCCCTGGGCCTGGGCACCTGGAAATCCAAACCCGGCGAGGTGTACGACGCGGTGCGCGCCGCCCTGGAGATCGGCTACCGACACCTGGATTGCGCCGCGGTGTACGGAAACGAGCACGAGGTCGGACAGGCCATCACCGACGCCATCAAAGCCGGCGACGTCTCCCGCGAGGAGCTCTGGGTCACCTCCAAACTCTGGAACAACGCCCACCTCAAAGACGACGTGGCCCCGGCCCTGGACCAGACCCTGCGCGATCTCCAGCTCGACTACCTGGATCTCTACCTGATCCACTGGCCCATCGCCTGGAAGCCCGAGGTCTCCTTCCCCCGCCAGCCCTCCGACTGGCTCACGCTGGAGCAGGCGCCCTTGAGCGCCACCTGGGAGGCGATGCTCCAGACCAAAGCCGCGCAAAAGACCCGCGCCATCGGCGTCTCCAACATGGGACCGCTCCGCCTGGAGGAGTTCCGCCAGGTTGGTGAGCTCCCCGAGGTCAATCAGGTCGAATGCCACCCGCACTTGCAGCAGCGGGAGCTTCTGGAGCGCTGCAACGAGCTGGGCATCGTGCTCACCGCCTACTCGCCACTGGGCTCCACCGATCGCGAGCACCGCAAAGACGACGAGCCCCCGCTGCTCAACCATCCGACCATCGAAGCCATCGCCGAGGAGCTCAACGCCTCCCCGGCCCAGGTGCTGATTGCCTGGGCGCTGGCCCGCGACACCGTGGTCATTCCCAAGTCGGTCAACCGCGCGCGCATCCAGCAAAACTTCGCGGCGCTCAAGGTCGCGTTGAGCCCGGCCCACCTCGACACGATCGCCGGCCTCGACAAGCATTACCGCTACCTCGACGGCGCCTTCTTCGCCGCGCACGGCTCGCCCTACTCCCCGGAGGCGATCTACCGCTAA
- a CDS encoding PhnD/SsuA/transferrin family substrate-binding protein has protein sequence MNNPLRVGGVPEHFNIPFYRAAERGSFADHDFDFSFTEYPGGTGQMLAALDQGELDVAVLLTEGVVTHIASGGDATILGTYVTSPLIWGVHVHADTPFERLEELRGESFAISRPRSGSHIMSYVLARDLGWDPQSEMRFEQVGDLSGARQALAQGRGTAFMWEKFTTKPLVDSGEWRRVGTCATPWAPFVIISRKGFATERQADLNALFTTLRALTAELHEQPEATIAEVVSRFGQRPDDARLWLEQTRWAEHPGIDLPELSRVIDTLTAVGVLQAPRPAEDFLFAR, from the coding sequence ATGAACAACCCCCTCCGCGTCGGCGGCGTCCCCGAACATTTCAACATCCCCTTTTACCGCGCGGCCGAGCGCGGGAGCTTCGCCGATCACGACTTTGACTTCAGCTTCACCGAGTACCCCGGAGGTACCGGCCAGATGCTCGCTGCCCTGGACCAGGGCGAACTCGACGTGGCCGTGTTGCTGACCGAGGGCGTGGTCACACATATCGCCTCCGGCGGCGACGCCACGATCCTGGGCACTTACGTCACCTCCCCGCTGATCTGGGGCGTGCACGTGCACGCCGACACTCCCTTTGAGCGCCTCGAAGAGCTGCGTGGGGAATCCTTTGCCATCAGCCGCCCCCGCTCCGGCTCCCACATCATGTCCTACGTGCTGGCGCGGGATCTGGGCTGGGATCCTCAAAGCGAGATGCGCTTTGAGCAGGTCGGCGATCTCAGCGGCGCGCGCCAGGCCCTGGCCCAGGGCCGTGGCACCGCGTTCATGTGGGAGAAGTTCACCACCAAGCCCCTGGTCGACTCCGGCGAGTGGCGACGGGTGGGCACCTGCGCCACGCCCTGGGCGCCTTTTGTGATCATCAGCCGCAAAGGCTTTGCCACCGAGCGTCAGGCCGACCTCAACGCCCTCTTCACCACGTTGCGCGCGCTCACCGCCGAGCTCCACGAGCAGCCCGAGGCCACCATCGCCGAGGTCGTCTCTCGCTTTGGCCAGCGCCCCGACGACGCCCGACTCTGGCTGGAGCAGACCCGCTGGGCCGAACACCCCGGCATCGATCTCCCCGAGCTCTCCCGCGTCATCGACACTCTCACCGCCGTCGGCGTGCTCCAGGCCCCGCGCCCCGCCGAAGACTTCCTCTTCGCGCGCTGA
- a CDS encoding SDR family NAD(P)-dependent oxidoreductase, translating to MDDLKKKLDAASALMEQIIEDRGLLANIDEPTQRRFLIAAGRVSHPSKHARRALARARQRDKRDRERDEDQALMDQTGIRQLRDKPIFETPKRRAEFEGTPHQLPEPFELVRTEPIGHTHQERICYVCRESFGQVHHFYDQMCLSCGDFNFAKRSQTADLHGRVALITGARVKIGYQAAIMLLRAGARVIALTRFPNDAARRYAAEADFDDWKHRLEIYGLDLRHTPGVEVFCRHLNQHLPRLDFIVNNACQTVRRPSGFYDHLMQGELHGEGVPDTARQLVGRVEVANNADGATLTRPGASSALLSQVELLDEDAERGHHLFPRGQLDADLQQVDLRKVNSWRLKLQEVSAVELLEVQLVNAVAPFILNARLKPLMEAVPTRDKHIVNVSAMEGQFYRIFKTDRHPHTNMAKAALNMMTRTSATDYIESGIHMNSVDTGWVTDEDPADHARAKREMHRFHPPLDIVDGAARIIDPIFNGINTGDHVWGLFLKDYKPTDW from the coding sequence ATGGACGATCTAAAGAAAAAACTCGACGCCGCCTCCGCTCTCATGGAGCAGATCATTGAAGATCGCGGCCTCCTCGCCAACATCGACGAACCGACCCAGCGCCGCTTTCTGATCGCCGCGGGCCGCGTCTCCCACCCTTCCAAGCACGCGCGCCGGGCGCTGGCTCGGGCTCGTCAGCGCGACAAACGCGACCGGGAGCGCGACGAAGACCAGGCGCTCATGGATCAGACCGGGATTCGCCAGCTTCGCGACAAACCGATCTTCGAGACCCCCAAGCGCCGCGCCGAATTCGAAGGCACGCCCCACCAGCTCCCCGAACCCTTTGAGCTGGTGCGCACCGAGCCCATCGGCCACACCCATCAGGAGCGCATCTGCTACGTGTGCCGTGAGAGCTTTGGCCAGGTGCACCACTTCTACGACCAGATGTGCCTGAGCTGTGGCGACTTCAACTTTGCCAAGCGTTCCCAGACCGCCGACCTGCACGGACGCGTGGCGCTCATCACCGGGGCCCGCGTCAAGATCGGCTATCAGGCCGCCATCATGCTCCTGCGCGCCGGGGCCCGCGTCATCGCCCTGACCCGCTTCCCCAACGACGCCGCGCGCCGCTACGCCGCCGAAGCCGACTTCGACGACTGGAAGCATCGTCTGGAGATCTACGGTCTGGATCTGCGCCACACCCCGGGCGTGGAGGTCTTCTGCCGCCACCTTAATCAGCACCTGCCCCGGCTGGATTTCATCGTCAACAACGCCTGCCAGACCGTGCGTCGCCCCTCCGGATTTTACGACCACCTGATGCAGGGCGAGCTCCATGGCGAGGGCGTGCCCGACACCGCGCGCCAGCTGGTGGGACGCGTGGAAGTTGCGAACAACGCCGACGGCGCCACCCTCACCCGCCCCGGCGCCAGCTCCGCGCTCCTGAGCCAGGTGGAGCTCCTCGACGAAGACGCTGAGCGCGGCCATCACCTCTTTCCCAGAGGTCAGCTCGACGCCGACCTGCAGCAGGTCGACCTGCGCAAGGTCAACTCCTGGCGCCTCAAGCTCCAGGAAGTCTCCGCGGTCGAACTCCTGGAGGTCCAGCTCGTCAATGCCGTGGCCCCCTTCATCCTCAACGCGCGCCTCAAGCCGCTGATGGAGGCCGTCCCCACCCGCGACAAACACATCGTCAATGTCAGCGCGATGGAGGGCCAGTTCTACCGGATCTTCAAGACCGACCGGCACCCGCACACCAACATGGCCAAGGCCGCGCTCAACATGATGACCCGCACCTCGGCCACCGACTACATCGAGAGCGGCATCCACATGAACTCGGTCGATACCGGGTGGGTCACCGACGAGGATCCGGCCGACCACGCCCGGGCCAAGCGCGAAATGCATCGCTTTCATCCCCCGCTGGACATCGTCGACGGGGCCGCGCGCATCATCGACCCCATCTTCAACGGCATCAACACGGGCGACCACGTCTGGGGGCTCTTCCTCAAAGACTACAAACCCACCGACTGGTAA
- a CDS encoding flavodoxin family protein translates to MAKQPSKACDPSDWDFSDLRAMFICCTLKRSPRRSNTDTLMEVSRQIMRNAGVQVESVRAVDHAIAPGVYPDMTEYGWEEDAWPEIFEAVMAADILVLGTPIWLGERSSVCSTVIERLYSMSGMTNEKGQYLYYGKVGGCLITGNEDGMKHCSSGILYALQHLGYLVGPQADAGWVGEAGPGLSYGDEGSGGPQNAFTQRNTTFMTWNLLHLARMLKEAGGIPAWGNLRDEWDEGCDFGHPNPEYRR, encoded by the coding sequence ATGGCCAAACAGCCCTCAAAGGCGTGCGACCCGAGCGACTGGGACTTCTCAGATCTGCGAGCGATGTTTATCTGCTGCACGCTCAAACGCTCGCCGCGTCGCTCCAACACCGACACGTTGATGGAGGTCTCGCGCCAGATCATGCGTAACGCCGGCGTGCAGGTGGAGAGCGTGCGAGCCGTGGATCACGCCATCGCCCCCGGCGTGTACCCGGATATGACCGAGTACGGCTGGGAGGAGGATGCCTGGCCCGAGATCTTCGAAGCGGTGATGGCGGCCGATATCCTGGTGCTGGGCACGCCGATCTGGCTGGGAGAGCGCTCCTCGGTGTGTTCCACGGTGATCGAGCGCCTCTACTCGATGTCGGGGATGACCAACGAGAAGGGGCAGTACCTCTATTATGGCAAGGTGGGCGGGTGCCTGATCACGGGCAACGAAGACGGCATGAAGCATTGCTCAAGCGGCATCCTCTACGCCTTGCAGCACCTGGGGTATCTGGTCGGTCCGCAGGCCGACGCCGGGTGGGTGGGCGAGGCCGGCCCGGGGCTCTCGTACGGCGATGAGGGCTCGGGTGGGCCGCAGAACGCGTTTACCCAGCGCAACACCACCTTCATGACGTGGAACCTCTTGCATCTGGCGCGGATGCTCAAAGAGGCCGGGGGGATTCCGGCCTGGGGCAACCTGCGCGATGAGTGGGATGAAGGGTGTGATTTTGGCCACCCCAACCCCGAGTACCGCCGCTGA